The following is a genomic window from Peromyscus leucopus breed LL Stock chromosome 12, UCI_PerLeu_2.1, whole genome shotgun sequence.
GGGGGTCCGGTGTCGAGCTGGCCCGGGGACGCGGGGCTGGCTGGCGGGGCTCGGGAGGCCTGGAGGCGGCGGGGCGGGCCCGCGCGGGAACACGGTCCGAGGGAAGGTCACTTACCCGCCGCATGGCTTTCAAAATCAAAGCCAACTCGTAGCGGGGCATGGCCCGGGATCGCGGCGCCGAGTGGAGGAGGCGAGCCGGGGTCGCGAGGCGCCGAGGGCGGGGACGCGGGGAGCAGAAAGTGGGGGGGAAATCGAGAAGCAGAGGGCCGGTCAGCTCCCGGGCGGCGACAGCACGCTGCGACCGTGCGAGCGGGGGTTTAAAGGCTCTGGCAGCTGCGCAGAAGGGTCGCCCCGCCCACCCGGGCCGGTCCCGCCCAccgggccccgccccgcccctggcCCGGAGCGCGCCCGCGCCTGCGCTTCCGCGGGTGCCAGCCCGCCCTCCCGGACGCGGCTCTCTGCCCgttcccccctccccgccccgaaCCCGGGGCACGCGGACACGGTCTGAAGCATCCCGTGGGAGGCCGCATCCTCTCTCGACACGCACCCGTTCCCCGCCGCCTCCGCGCCTACCAAACCTTGGTCTCTGGAACCCGGTGGAActttccaggcctgcctgcctgccttcctccccgGGGCGCTAGGGGCGAGC
Proteins encoded in this region:
- the Mrps6 gene encoding 28S ribosomal protein S6, mitochondrial encodes the protein MESDLRSEEAFDHHVLEDVPHGTQSEHNVPLFTREPPPDHTRKQRRPRFGRRGGGGERVRVERGCGLPRDASDRVRVPRVRGGEGGTGREPRPGGRAGTRGSAGAGALRARGGAGPGGRDRPGWAGRPFCAAARAFKPPLARSQRAVAARELTGPLLLDFPPTFCSPRPRPRRLATPARLLHSAPRSRAMPRYELALILKAMRRPETAAALKRTLESLMDRGAIVRNLENLGERVLPYKISSHGQQHSRGGYFLVDFYAPTSAVESILDHLARDIDVVRPNVVKHPLTQEVKECGGIVPVPLEEKLYSTKRRKK